The genome window CCTCCCCGCCTGCCTTATGATAGTATCCTTTCTAATACTGCTCTCTTCGTGACTGTTCCCCTAAGATAAAGTTCTTCGACTTCAGCAACTATACTACAGGCAGGACACATCTGAAGTTCTCGGGCTGGTGGCAACGGTCCTCACGGGAGCGTGACGGCTGGAAGTGAGTTTGCACCAACTGTGGAGAAAGATGACTGGCCTCAGTTTAGCCCCCTTGCCTGTGTGACTCTGCCTTCCTCACCAAAGCAAGCAACGTTTCTTTCTGGAGATAGCGTACACGTTTAAAAAGCAGCTATTACACAGGAACATCACATGAATGAGAATCAGTCCAACAGGCTTACCTGCTGGTACAaatccttcttcctcccctgctGGGAAGATATCCCCCAAGATGACAGGTGAGGGCTAGTGACCAACTGCTACAAGCATTTTTTTTAGGACTTTCAAAGTGCTACACTTCACCTCAAAAGAGGAGGTGAGTTCAAAGATATTAAACTTACGCCTTTTCCGTCTTGAAAGATTTGTCACATGCTGGGCAGTAAAGGCTATCATAAAGTTCTGCATCCTCAGCCTCATCACCATCTTTACCTATGAGAGGGAAGCCTACAGTTAAGAGTCCTGTTTGATTAGAACATAAATCTAAAACATGTTAACAAGTAACATCTCTTCAGTAAGTATCTAGAGTTGCACACATATCAGAAACTAAAATTTGTTGCTTCCTCACCAAGAAAAAACAATGTTACCGAGATTTGAGTTGGCCTTTTAAAAGCAGCACTGAATTATACGGGAAGGCTTCCAAACAGATCACTTTACCTTTCAAGTTCTTTTCATAAGCCTACTtagaagaaaattcaaaaaattctCAGAGTCCTAGGTATGGGCTAAGTTCAGAAAATCAAATGTCATTTTCATAGTTCTATAACAAAGCagttttttcaacaaaggtgTTTTAGTTTATCTCTTGAGCAAGATTTGGTGTGAACACATGTATAATTGTAATCTACTCTTAATGCTTAAATAAGCTTAGTTTATGACATTCCGTCATTATTAGAAAGACAGGTCATAAAATAGCGTATTACACGTAAAGTTTAACATTATCTTTACAGACTTTTATAAACTTGAAGCTTTATTACAACGGAATAATTATTATCAATATAGACCACAAAATCTAAGCTCAGTTGAAAGTCTTTGCACAATCCCATATTCTATCTTTAtaagaaataaacaagtaaactgaTTGCCATTTTGGATTTACTATGGGATCGATAAAGAACCCAAGGTATCTCTTCtatattctacattttttttaataataagtaATGGTAATATGATTCTGAAGGACATTCTCACTGAAATCATAAATGATCAAAATACCTCCAATGTTTCGTATAAGATACTTTCTAATTATGTGTACACTTTCAAATAGTTTGATTATTCAAATAGTTAATAAAGAATGCTGGATTTGAAGTCAAAATCTGGATCTAAGAATGCTCTCATATGTTCTCAGACATATGCCAGAGCTTCTCAGTAACAAAGAGATAACTATATGAGCAAAACCTACATATAAGGGACATAGCGTGAGGATCAAGCAAGACCTTATATGTGAAAGCACCTTATAAACTGTAAAACTCTACATAATTATGCCACCTCACATTTACACAGTGCTTCATAACTATCAAGGCACTTTCACACATACTACTTGCAATTCgttaagaaaacatttaatttccTGATCACGTGGAATAAATAAAAGTCTGTCATTTTATCATTTGAGCTATTAGTCTGAAAACCAACATTTGTAAGTAAGGTAAAATTAAGTAAACCATGTTTAGATCAGTTACTTTTATTTCTCATGGAACAGCCAGAGACAGTGGAGAAAGTCAGGTATAGCAATCACTATTCTCAACAATGCCCAATCCTCTCCTTGTAAGGTAGTCACATGCCTGTGCTCTAATgatagaggaagagaaaagacacaTTTCAGGACACGAAGAGAAGCCCCTCTACAAGTCAGAAATGAGACAATTTATATATGCCAGATAGACTCGTGCACAGTATCAGCTCTTCTGGAAAGAGTTACTATTAAAACTTGACCTACTGCttaactgcattttttaaaaataaccagttaCACCTGACAATATGCCCATTTCTCAATATATTTATGCAGCCAAATGGTTCAAAACATGGTCAGAAAAGAGTTCGTTAATGAAATTACTGCAATTATACTACTTCCATAGTCTACCTTCACTTGGCCatgccaaattatttttcatttcaattaccTGCCATATTTAAAAACTGGGAGATGGCACATAAAAATCCAGTTTTCCAGcctcactttaaaaacaaacaaaccaaacaaacatgAAACTGGCAACAATCGGCCGGAACCCAGGTGTTCTCCAGATTTTCATCTGCCCTCCCATTCGTTGTTGTCTCACACCTGAGCCCTTTATGGACATCTGTGAGCATCCTGAGTGCACAACCCCTGaacacaaaaacatttatttcctacAGTTTCTTAGTGAATGGAGGAAGTTACCATCCTGTCCGTCTTGGAGTTCCCGTTCTTCCGCTTCATCTTCACCTGATCCATCTCCAAACTCCTTTTCATACTGCGCCTCCATCTCCCTGAGCTCCTTCTCCAAATCGGCCACCGTCATCCAGCTCTGCTCTTTGTACTGCTCTGCCAGTCTAGACACACACAGCACAGTCTCTgcattggttttatttattttgggggcttAAAACCCATCCCCTGGAGAGCTTCTTCCTCCCAAATTGTCAGCGCCTACAAACTTAAAACCTGTGCTTGGCTGAAACAGGCAAAGTCACTTAAATCTGTTATCCGTTATGTGGTTGATTTTAATTGCTCCACTAGATAATGGGTTTTGAAACATATAACTCTTCGCAACTTAATAGAAGTCTtcaggtggggacttccctggtggcgcagtggttaagaatccgcctgccaacgcaggggacacaggttcaagccctggtccgggaagatcccacatgccacggagcaactaagcccgtgcgccacaattacggaccctgcgctctagagcccatgagccacaactactggagcccatgggcctagagcccgtgctctgcaacaagagaagccaccgcaatgagaagcccacacactgcaatgaagagtagcccccgctcgctgcaactagagaaagcccacgcacagcgacaagacccaacgcagccaaaaataaataaataaataaaatttatttaaaaaaaaaagtcttcaggtGGTTTTAAACCGTAAGTGTCATGTAAAGTGctaatttttcaaaagatgaGGTGGGTAGAACTTTCAAGAAGTGAATAGTTTTTTAAGAATGCTATAATGCTCTGGACACAACGCCTTTACAGTGACTCAAAACAACAAAACTTTAAAGGCACTGAGATGAACTAAATATCTAAGCGTATACGGACAGAGTACTGTGTGGTACTTAAAAGCAGCGCACTGGACTGACTTCTAGGGTCCAGTTCCCACCTCTGCaatttattagctatgtgatcttgggcctcatttcttcaaaagaaaggataaaaaccCGAACTTACTTCACAGAATTGTTGCAAGAAAAGCACTTACAACATGGCCTTGTACAGAATGAGAATTCGATTAACGTCAGTTATTATTAAACGTTACAAGAGTCTGAAAAGAATCTCAAGTATAAAGGGCCTCTGAAGGAAAACATCCAActcaaaagaaaacttttttcacAGCAGATGAAAAGACATCGTCCAATGCCAGAATGTAAAAGAAAGGGATGTAGGCAGAATGAGGATTAAACCCCCCATGAAAGCACCACGCCAGGTATCCACTGATGCTTGCTGGGACCAGCACCTACTCATAGACAGGGTCCAGCGAGCACCACATACTTGGCCTGCTTTAGCTTCTGCTGCCGCCGCATTGCTTCAGCTTTCCTCGCCTTCTCTGCGTTCTGTTCTTCCACAAGTTTTCGATGAGCCTGCACTCTTCTATCTCTTTTACGGATGAAAGCTACCAGCTGACGGACAAGCTCgttcttctctttccttgctTTGTCTCGaatctttttgttctctttttccatgGCTCGTTTCTCCCAGTGGTTTGAAGCCTGTCGTGTATCATATTCTTCTTTCCAAGCAAAGTTCTTCTGAGTGCAGAAACTCTGCCAATAAGCGTAGAACGGATGGACTACCTAGTGACAAAGAAAACAGGTAAAATGCTagatttttatttggatttctttttcagtaaggCAGCAAATATTGCTGATGCAAAACATCTAACCTCCTTTCTTCGTATATACAACTTTACTATTAATCAACAGAGAAGACAGTCCTTTGAAGGCTTTACAAAATAACTCTTCAGAATGAATTTGATGAGGAAATTAATGGAATGGGACCAAGATCACTAAATAGTGAAAAGACGGGAGGCgatcaggaaaagaaagagaggaagagagtcaCAGTAAAAGACTGAGAACTAGAACCcttcttcttaaaataaaaaaatagggaaaagataCACTGACAAATGCTAATTACAAAATGGCAATGAATTTTTCTTCTACCGTATCATAGTCACTCTGGGAGTCTCCAAAAGTTGGGAAATCCTCAACATCCTCTTCTAAAGAAGATTCTAGTTCTTCCTTGGCAATCATTTCAAAAACATTACGATACACTGTATAAAAGCCCTAAAAAACAGTAACAGAAACACAAATTCTTAACACTCTTGTAGTTTAATTATAGAGTAAGATTTTAAAATGCAACATGAAAAACTTTAATGTTACAGAATTACAGTTCCAAGCTCGGTCACTGAAAGTACATTTAGTTTTCAACTGAAGGTCTTTATATGCTGACAGTTTAAATATGAAAgctctgtttttcagtttccaaAATGAACATTCCTTCACCTTCTATTGTAGAATAATTTTAGGAATTCTCTTTGCATTTGAGAGTCTTACTTAAGTACTTGATAAGAAATTATCAGTGAGTTCATTTCTTACCTTTTCATCATCTCCATAACCAGAGTAACAGGTCACAGTGAAATAGTGAAGCAAATCTAAGCTGTCATCTTGATACTCTCCAGCAAGCCCACCTTTAAGCAGAGCCTCTCTATGATTATCATACCTAAACCAAAAAAATTAGCGACATCAGTGAAGGCTGAATAAATAAGAATTCAAAAGGATTCCTTACTCTGAAACAGtcaaaatataattattgtaCATTTTAACATGGTCAACCCACAAccaaaaaatctgaagaaaaatatcaacagGCAAAGACTTAATAATCTTTCACAGAAGTGCTGATTAAAACTATGACTGCAACTCCCAGTACGTTACAGGCAGTATACGGTACTAGCCAATACGAAGAGGGGAATTTAATGAGCCAGGGAATGTCCGTGACTCTCCCAGAAACGTAGCTGCACTTTCACACGAAACAGACCTCACTAAATAAGACAGCAGTGGACATCATCTCGTCCACAGGCTAACTACACATTTGGGATCTGGGAATTTACCAACATGGACCAGAATAAAACTCTTCTAATGTTTATGTAAACAATCTAGGAGCTTCACACACATACAACTGCCCCTCACTCTGTAAAGCTGGTTATTACCCTCATTTGATATaacaggaaactgaagctcagcaaTATTACATAACATTGTCCACAGTCATAAAGCCAATGAGCAGCAGAGCTAGAATTCAAAACCACGTGTCCTGCACCAGAGGCCCATGCTCCTCGCCACCGTGCAGTACTGCCTCCAGGTGACAGGAGAGTTAATAGGCAGGGCCTtcaaacaaaaagacaagggGATCCTCGGGACAAGAAAACAGCCTAAGATCTAGAGAAGAGCTAGAGtaaaaggaaggcaggaaagaattTCAAAGTTTCCAAAGGAAGGCAAAAGCATTTCTTAAGGCCAGATTTCCAAATTCCTCAGGAGGAGAAAAATTTAGGATTCtctgatttttatataaaagataatttaataagaattttCCTCCAGACGCAGCCTCTGAGTCGCCCGGCACCTTCTGTTTGGCCAGCGGCGTAAGGGTCTCGCCGAGGCGTGTCGTCCGCGCCGCTCGGCCCGTTGTACGCCCGTGCGCTCGCCCGCCCACCCGGCCCGCGGAGCTCCTGCCCGTGTCCCCCGGCTGGTCCGGGGGTCCGGGCACCGCCTCGATGGCGGCTCTGCCTGACGCGCGGACTGGACCGCAGCCCGCAACCCGAACGGACGGCGTCATGAGGCACCTGCCGTACTTCTGCCGCGGCCAGGTGGTGCGGTTCGGTCGCAGCCCCAAGCACCTGGGCATTCCTACAGCTAACTTTCCTGAACAAGTAGTAGATAATCTTCCGGCTGATGCATCCACTGGCGTATATCATGGTTGGGCCAGTGATGGAAGTGTAGACATCCATAAGATGGTGGTGAGCATAGGATGGAACCCATACTACAAGAATACAAAAAAGTCCATGGAAGCTCATATCATGCATACTTTCAAAGAGGAATTCTATGGGGAAATTCTTGCTACCTCAGATCAGAAAAGAACTGATTCTTTAGAGTCACTTATTTCAGCAATTCAAGGTGATACTGAGGAAGCTAAGAAACGACTAGATTTACCGGAACATTTGAAACTCAAAGAAgacaatttcttccaggttcctAAAAGCAAAACAATGAATGGCCACTGATGGAAAAgcatcttatttattcattcactgttttctaatattttactgCTCATAACTCTACAGTCTCATcttggttatattttaaaaatcaaacattttcctACAGCTGTGAATTAAACAGTCCAATGTAGTTACCATATTATGTTCCAGCTGTTCAACTAAACCCACCATGTTACAGGACTAAAAaggttcattttaaaaatcaagatgctTTTTTATGTAATATGTTGATTAAAATGTACCACTAGAAAGGCCTTACGTGTTTTACAATgggaatgaaatatatataaatatgggtAACAGGCAAGTCACTAGCTTGAGATGAGAACTGCAACTCTCACGGTAAAGTTCTAGCATGCATGTGCCCGTACAGCATGCTCTGCTAGTCAGAAGGCTTATAGAAGTAACTATATTAAGCAGAGGCTAGACCGTTTACTACaaacttaagggaaaaaatccagactttgtatttttgatattttgcacatttatttattattatagacATGAAGACTTGAGAAATTTCATTTTAGTCAGTCATTTCCTTTAAGGGCTCAAATCACTGTACTGTGTTCCATTTTTGTTACAGCTGCCTCAGTTCTAATTGGTCTAGACTCTCtccctattatttttttgtttttcttttaaaacagtaaaatgagTGTTTTTGGAATCTCTAGTTCTCATTTTTGTCTTGTAAAACACTTCTCTCTTTCTAAGGGTAGATATTCTTCAACATTTTTCTTCACCTTCGTTTCCTGTAAACAATTGTCAGTGTCAGTTCTTCCATTTAGAATATCCAACTCTACATTTACAAAATGTAGAGTTTCATCTGCGTCTGTATCTGCCATCCCATCCCTTCACTATATGAACAGTGATTAAGCGCATATCtcttgcattttagaaaaagCGCCCCAAAGTTCATTTGTAGGTTTCCTCAAAGTTTAAACGAACACCTAGCATTTCATTTATCTATATCAGTTtcttaaacaacacaaaatacTTGTTTCCCCCCCCAGGGAAACTATTTAAGAGCCAACTAAACTATGAACTAcaaagttatttgtttttaatgtgattaTATGCTCCTGAGCAAATGCAAACTGTTGTAGTTGTGTGTACACAATGTAATTTAAGGCTAAAGAGTGTTATCTAGAATTTTAAAGATAACTCATTATAAAACCATTTTTCCCTAATGTGCATAAATGAGAGAACTGATTTTAACAAAActgtttatataatatttagaaGAACATCTAAAGCTAATGTTGGAGAAGGGGGAAGCAGGAATAAATTCAGTTGGATTGTTTGAGTTTTTGGTGTATGAATTTATGGTAAACAATGTAgtatgtgtctttttcatttcttctttatagaaatacttcaaaaatgtaatttaatgttAGAAATCCTATACTTGAAAGAAGCCTCAATTATCAGTGGTTCTATgaaacaaagttaaaaacaaacatggaaaGTGTAAAAAAgatttgtgtttgtgtgagtaGCTTGTGACAGATTGTGTCCTCATTAAGTGTGAAAATTCTTTGATATTGTCACCTTACATTTTGTTAAATAACTATTGCTTTTGAAAAGCCTATAGTGTGTGGTTTAGGAGTTAGTTAATAGtgtctacatttttttaagttttatattatttatatattataagaaaTTGCAGTAGGGCCATTTTCGATTAGTTGGTGTTTTCAGGCCTTGAAATAAAATCTTgaccaagtgaaaaaaaaaaagaattttctttacaGCCTTTCTCTCTTGACAGCCGGCCGTGCTTGTACGCTATCACACAGAAGACTTGCACGGGTGAACTGAACACCCACCTGCTCTGCGGGATCTTGCAGTTATGTCAGGACTTTGTAGCAAAAAGTTCACTGAGAATCTGGAAACCCAGAACTTCAAACGGAGAAATTTTTGTTTGGAAATGGCATTAAATGATTGGGTCATCATGAGTTAAAGAATCTGTCATAGATGTAGAAGCTTAACTCAATTTCTTATATAAAGTAGTTCTTGGGAAAATATTACAATTCTTGATGAAAACACTATAtctgttttttaaggaaaagtcaACATTCTTCCTTTTCTGACATCAGTAAATTTGTCAGACATCAAAAAGACCTTATTCAAAGAGAAGGCACTTCATAAGTATCAAAATTATAACTATCTACGATTGCCAAGCTTTGTGTTTCATCATCTATAATATCAGAGTTGGAGTAATCATCTCTAAGGTTCCTTCCTATCAATACACTGCATTTTATATAATGAACAGGTGACTGGTGCTTTAGAACACATTTAGAaccatttaatatattaaattttttaaaaaccctctgtTGACCATTCTTCCCAACAAGATACACAAGGAGGGAGAGCGTGATGCTCACCATGCTCTTTCCTGAGGGTCGCTTAGCACATCATACGCTGCTTGGATTAGTTTAAATTGTTCAGCTGCTTCTGCGGCATTATCCAGATTTTTATCTGTTAAAATAAAGGCACAGAAATTCAGTCATCAAAAAAGTAAAGGACAGACTCTAAAAGGGACCTCTTCCATCAGAAATGCCATACATAGATGAGtgtacaaaaatgaagaaaaacaactaTGGAAAACCAGAAAATGGATGACAGCTGATAATCAGGATCTGTTATAAGTGGGAACTTGAGTAGAAATTTCATGCTTTTCTCTAACTCTCAGTGCGTCACTGAGCACTCAACCTGGATAtccacaaacagaaaatgctgagtagtacacattttatttttagaaggaataaaatacataaatcaatcattTATAGAAAGGCTGTTACTATTCAGTGCTAGATTATGTTTAATCCACCTTTACCACCATCCTTAAGGTTTTCTTTCTTACCAGCATATACCAAAATAAATCTCATAAACTTTACAAAGGATGTGCTAACTAATTACTTTTCCCCTAATTAGTTGTGCTTCCTTAACTGCGGAATTCAGAAAGCATCTTTGCCTCAGGGTGGTAGCCAGCTTCCAAGATGGCCCCCAAGGACCCCCACCTCCTGGCACTCATGCCCTGTGTGGTCCCCTCCCATGTCACCGGGGTTGGTCTCTGTGACCAAAAGCAGGTGGCAGGAGTGGTGACGGTACAGGATATTACTTCCAAGATTAGATCATGAAAGACTGCAGTTTGCATCTTGGGCGCTCACTCTCTCTTGGATCGCTGGGAGTAGCCAGCTGCCACAGACACTCCAGTGgtccatgagaagcccacgtggtGAAGAATGGAGGCCTCCGGCCCACAGCCAACAAGGAACTGAGGCCCGCCATTACTGTGGGGGTGAGCTTGAAAGTGGGTTTTCCCAGACAATGGTGATTCAACCTGGTGAGAAAGCTTGAGCCAAACCACCCAGCTACACCATTCTGATTCTGATCCCCAGAAACCGTGTGAGTCCgtattatgaaaatatttgctaaaaaaaaagaaagtatttgctgtttgttgttttaagccctaagttttcagtaatttgttacacagcagtagataactaatacactcagaaagtaaaatattttgaacctACCGTGGAGTACATCAATGTTCTTTAAGCTACAACTCAATATCTgcctctaagaaaaaaatatgacagaAGTAGTCTTAAAACAAGGCCCTCAAGGGTATCCTACCTCCTCTTTTCAGATACCATTACACAATCCCAAGTCCTTCAAGCGGCCTTCTGCTCAACAACTGACACAGACAACACTTTCTCAAGTGCAGCAATTTGCCATAGCTCTTTTTACTAAGATGCTTTAACACAAAAAGCTTTAGATATAGAATCATGCTcccctggaattaaaaaaaaaagtaataaacagaaacaaaaaaaactgcatcACAGGAGCCTAGCTGTATAAGTAATACAACGCTGGTCTAACTCCCCTTCCACAGAGCAGCCCATGGGTCATCTCCTAGCCTACCTCTTCTCTGGACTAAATCTCCCATTTCTTATGCACACTATAATACCCTCTACTTCAAATGCTGTCAAAGACAGTGATCATCAAGGAGCCATTCATTAATTCCTTAACATTCTACTTCTAGTCACTATAGCTAATTATATTAGCTTTTAGCAACAATATCACAGTAAGTCATATTGAATTTATAGGTGACAAAGTTTCaagtatttttcatattaattactgacaagagggacttccttggtggcgcagtggttaagactccatgctcccaatacaggaagctggggtttgatccccggtcaggacctagatcccacatgcatgccgcaactaagagtttcctgccacaactaagacccgatgcaactaaataaataaataaatattttttaaaaaaattcctgacAAGCCAATATACCtgtataacaaatatttttttaactcaaacATAGTACTCAATCCATTCTGTGGTAGAGACTAAAGGTTAGATCATCCAACACCTCCCCCTCCTTTATCTCTTGCAGCCTTTACTGTGGAGGCTGGATAAGCTAAAAAATAAGCAAGTATTTTAGCTTATCCAGCCTCGCTTGCTGCTAGGAAGGGTCGTGACATAGTTCTGACCAATGAGATGAAAGCAGAAGTCTGTTagtgtattttctttccttcctctttttgtcTTGTACATGGGCATGAGAGCTGGAGCTTCAGCAGCCATCTTGAGACCATGAAGAAAAAGTCACGAGATTCACTGTGACATTACTTAGCCACTGAAACAATGCCAGCAGGCACCTACCTCCAAAACTCCTTgtggtgagaaaaataaattcttaacttACTAAGCCACTGTGGCTAGGTTTTCCATTACTTCCAATGCATACTATCAAATTCCATCTTGTTGTGGCCTTGCTGCAATTGGATTCTAAACACAGGACACCCAGTATCCTGTtttgataattttagatttaattattttggatttttattaCTACTCTGTGGCAAATACTACTAGTTGCCTACTCGAtatccattctcctcttcctcctaacAAAACCTGATTTTGATCACAGGGGTAAtacacacactttaaaaattcaCCTCCCCAGACTTTCTTGAAGTTGGGGTTGCCAGGTGACCCAGTTTTAGCCAATCAGATACAAACACAAATCTACTAAGTGAAGCTCCTAGGAGAAGATTGTTTCTCCTGATCAAAGGGATGGGCCTGGGTGGCACTCACCTTA of Delphinus delphis chromosome 3, mDelDel1.2, whole genome shotgun sequence contains these proteins:
- the DNAJC21 gene encoding dnaJ homolog subfamily C member 21 isoform X2 translates to MECHYEALGVRRDASEEELKKAYRKLALKWHPDKNLDNAAEAAEQFKLIQAAYDVLSDPQERAWYDNHREALLKGGLAGEYQDDSLDLLHYFTVTCYSGYGDDEKGFYTVYRNVFEMIAKEELESSLEEDVEDFPTFGDSQSDYDTVVHPFYAYWQSFCTQKNFAWKEEYDTRQASNHWEKRAMEKENKKIRDKARKEKNELVRQLVAFIRKRDRRVQAHRKLVEEQNAEKARKAEAMRRQQKLKQAKLAEQYKEQSWMTVADLEKELREMEAQYEKEFGDGSGEDEAEERELQDGQDGKDGDEAEDAELYDSLYCPACDKSFKTEKAMRNHEKSKKHREMVALLKQQLEEEEANFSGPQTDENSLDANSEEEMEDAPKQKLSKKQKKKKQKPAQNYDDNFNENGTGEAVKVDPEDNSLNQGSAKGLEDSPQENVGVTETVERCDDPKSEAKRIRWPEVGPGRSSLCSLIPAVLPGALPALLPKGPTRLRSWTTESS
- the DNAJC21 gene encoding dnaJ homolog subfamily C member 21 isoform X1, yielding MECHYEALGVRRDASEEELKKAYRKLALKWHPDKNLDNAAEAAEQFKLIQAAYDVLSDPQERAWYDNHREALLKGGLAGEYQDDSLDLLHYFTVTCYSGYGDDEKGFYTVYRNVFEMIAKEELESSLEEDVEDFPTFGDSQSDYDTVVHPFYAYWQSFCTQKNFAWKEEYDTRQASNHWEKRAMEKENKKIRDKARKEKNELVRQLVAFIRKRDRRVQAHRKLVEEQNAEKARKAEAMRRQQKLKQAKLAEQYKEQSWMTVADLEKELREMEAQYEKEFGDGSGEDEAEERELQDGQDGKDGDEAEDAELYDSLYCPACDKSFKTEKAMRNHEKSKKHREMVALLKQQLEEEEANFSGPQTDENSLDANSEEEMEDAPKQKLSKKQKKKKQKPAQNYDDNFNENGTGEAVKVDPEDNSLNQGSAKGLEDSPQENVGVTETVERCDDPKSEAKSVSKPKGKKAKDTKKSVRVPAELQTVSDVLISCTTCHSEFPSRNKLFDHLKATGHARAPSSSSLNSVTDSRSKKEKRKNR